The Stigmatella aurantiaca genome segment CGCGCCCACCCGGATGAAACCGAAGATGTAGAAGCCATACCGCCGCGTGGCCGTGTCGTACTTGAAGCAGGTCATCAGGACACGGTCAAAGCTGGTGCCTATCTTGCCGTGCGAGGCCTCCACCAGCGCCATCTTCATGTCGCTGGCGGGAAAGCTGGTGCCGTAGAGGTACCGGGAGATGGTCCCCTCGGGGGTGAGAACGAACACCACCGCCGCATGGCCGTACTGCTGGGTGCTCTCGTCGTAGGTGTACTTGAATCCCAACGATTCCGCGAGCTTGTGAATGTTCTCCTCACTGCCCGTGAGAAAGTGCCAGGGGGCCGTCTCGGGCTTGCCCATGGCCTGGAGGTGGCGCCGGCGCCGGTCCAGGCTCTGGGTGGAGGTGTCCTTGGGGTCGATGCTCACCGTCACCGACTCGTAGTCCTTGCCCAGCTCCAGCCCCAGCTCGCGCATGGCGCTCACCTGGCCGTTGATGACGAGGTTACAGAGCATGGGGCACTGGTAGTACACCAGCGTCATCAGGGTGGGCTTGTCCTTGGGCAACACATCGCCCAGGCGCACCTCGTTGCCCTGCGCGTCCGTGAAGCGCGTCCCGGTGGGCACCAGCTCGCCCAGGTGCTCCTCCACGTCCACGCCGCGCATGGCCGGGGGGGTATCCGATTGCGCCTCGATGATGGCGCGGGGCGTCTTGCCGCCGCCCGGCAGCGCCGCCGCGGGCAGCGCCGCCCCGAGGAGCAGCACCGCCG includes the following:
- a CDS encoding SCO family protein, which translates into the protein MSSLSTHTSVRAPRALGLAAAVLLLGAALPAAALPGGGKTPRAIIEAQSDTPPAMRGVDVEEHLGELVPTGTRFTDAQGNEVRLGDVLPKDKPTLMTLVYYQCPMLCNLVINGQVSAMRELGLELGKDYESVTVSIDPKDTSTQSLDRRRRHLQAMGKPETAPWHFLTGSEENIHKLAESLGFKYTYDESTQQYGHAAVVFVLTPEGTISRYLYGTSFPASDMKMALVEASHGKIGTSFDRVLMTCFKYDTATRRYGFYIFGFIRVGALMVFGALSTMLIYFWRRELKKGATA